The Acanthochromis polyacanthus isolate Apoly-LR-REF ecotype Palm Island chromosome 2, KAUST_Apoly_ChrSc, whole genome shotgun sequence genome contains a region encoding:
- the c2h15orf48 gene encoding normal mucosa of esophagus-specific gene 1 protein has product MSGFFQMLRKKKELIPLIGFMAFAGAGATAASLYFLFTKPDVILNKTRNPEPWERLDPSKPQKLITINQQWKPVEELELVKNLTK; this is encoded by the exons ATGTCTGGATTTTTCCAAATGTtgaggaagaaaaaggag CTGATCCCTCTGATAGGGTTCATGGCTTTTGCTGGAGCGGGAGCCACTGCTGCTTCTCTCTACTTTCTCTTTACTAAACCTGATGTTAT TTTGAATAAGACCAGAAACCCAGAACCCTGGGAAAGACTGGACCCATCCAAACCCCAAAAG CTCATCACCATCAATCAGCAGTGGAAGCCCgtggaggagctggagctggTGAAGAATCTCaccaagtaa